A portion of the Candidatus Hydrogenedentota bacterium genome contains these proteins:
- a CDS encoding phage tail sheath subtilisin-like domain-containing protein: protein MPANYLHGVETVEIATGPRPVQVVKTSVIALVGTAPSGPINTPTLVLSEVDAAQFGAKTPGHTIPYALDGIFDHGAGTVIVVNVFDPAVHKDAQNAPDPSRVEAADIIGGVDALTEARSGLACLRDIYTLFGFTPKIIIAPGFSPAAAVAVEMTARAEQFRAIALLDAPAGITVSQAVAGRGPSGEINFNTSSGRAVLLYPGCRVYDADAEGGVRVEGLSARVAGLMAAVDLDEGYWTSPSNHELRGILGMETPVSSGINDPQSEANLLNEKGITTLFNAYGTGIRLWGNRTAAWPTVTAPKNFLPVRRVGDVLHESVEWAMLQFLDQPITRPLIDSICGTVEQFIRTLVMRGALVDGACRFNAAKNPETEIALGHLTFDLEYMPPTPAERITFESHINTALLKALTAQ, encoded by the coding sequence ATGCCCGCAAACTACCTTCACGGCGTCGAGACCGTGGAAATCGCGACGGGGCCGCGCCCGGTCCAGGTGGTGAAGACCTCGGTCATCGCCCTGGTCGGCACCGCGCCCTCGGGGCCCATCAACACGCCGACGCTGGTGCTTTCCGAGGTTGACGCGGCCCAGTTCGGCGCGAAGACGCCGGGCCACACCATCCCCTACGCGCTGGACGGCATCTTTGACCACGGCGCGGGCACGGTGATTGTCGTCAACGTGTTCGACCCCGCCGTGCACAAGGACGCGCAGAACGCGCCGGACCCGTCGCGCGTCGAGGCGGCGGACATCATCGGGGGGGTGGACGCCCTGACGGAGGCGCGCTCGGGCCTGGCCTGCCTGCGCGACATTTACACGCTTTTCGGGTTCACCCCGAAGATCATCATCGCGCCGGGTTTCAGCCCGGCGGCGGCGGTCGCGGTGGAGATGACCGCCCGGGCGGAGCAGTTCCGCGCCATCGCGCTTCTGGACGCGCCCGCGGGCATCACGGTCTCGCAGGCCGTCGCCGGACGCGGGCCGTCGGGCGAGATCAACTTCAACACGTCCAGCGGGCGGGCCGTGCTGCTGTACCCCGGCTGCCGGGTCTACGACGCGGACGCGGAGGGCGGGGTGCGCGTCGAGGGCCTGAGCGCGCGCGTGGCCGGGCTGATGGCGGCGGTGGACCTCGACGAGGGCTACTGGACCTCGCCGTCGAACCACGAGCTGCGCGGGATACTCGGCATGGAGACGCCGGTCTCGTCCGGGATCAACGACCCGCAGAGCGAGGCGAACCTCCTCAACGAGAAGGGCATCACGACGCTTTTCAACGCCTACGGCACGGGCATCCGGCTGTGGGGGAACCGCACGGCGGCCTGGCCCACCGTGACGGCGCCGAAGAATTTCCTGCCCGTGCGGCGCGTCGGCGACGTGCTGCACGAGTCGGTGGAGTGGGCCATGCTCCAGTTCCTGGACCAGCCCATCACCCGGCCCCTCATTGACTCGATCTGCGGGACGGTGGAGCAGTTCATCCGGACCCTGGTCATGCGCGGCGCGCTGGTGGACGGGGCCTGCCGCTTCAACGCGGCAAAGAACCCCGAGACGGAAATCGCCCTGGGCCACCTGACCTTCGACCTCGAGTACATGCCGCCGACCCCGGCGGAGCGCATCACCTTCGAGAGCCACATCAACACCGCGCTGCTCAAGGCGCTGACGGCGCAATAA
- a CDS encoding AAA family ATPase → MTKTQTQTGNTEPETTPSTPSTTPREGGTADTVIDEVRTVMARDGISQNQVAKESGVKQTTFNLFINGKYGADPKNIAAKLEKWLASHRAKSDATRAMPPARPWTSTPTSERILAALGYAQMAGDITIVYGAAGLGKTVTAREYARRFPNVWTVTASAARTCSVSMTLEEVLLALGVRELPSGAARMAREAVRKMEGSNGLLIIDEAQNLCVSALDEIRSLHDATGVGVAFLGNEVVYARMTGGSRAAYLDRLFSRIGKRVKLLRPDADDIAAVAAAHGVRDAASLRLLAEIGARPGGLRSVVKTVRLALMMAQDGPLDAGHIRAAHRDLEGC, encoded by the coding sequence ATGACCAAGACCCAGACCCAGACCGGCAACACAGAACCTGAAACGACCCCATCCACCCCGTCCACCACGCCCCGCGAAGGAGGGACCGCCGACACCGTAATTGACGAGGTCCGCACCGTGATGGCCCGCGATGGAATCTCGCAAAACCAGGTGGCAAAAGAGTCCGGTGTAAAGCAGACCACCTTCAACCTGTTCATCAACGGGAAGTACGGCGCCGACCCCAAAAACATCGCGGCGAAGCTGGAGAAGTGGCTTGCCTCCCACCGCGCGAAGTCCGACGCGACCCGCGCCATGCCGCCCGCCAGGCCCTGGACGAGCACCCCCACCTCCGAGCGCATCCTGGCCGCCCTGGGCTACGCCCAGATGGCCGGGGACATCACCATCGTCTACGGCGCCGCCGGACTCGGCAAGACCGTCACGGCCCGCGAGTACGCCCGCCGCTTCCCGAACGTGTGGACAGTCACCGCGTCCGCCGCGCGCACCTGCTCGGTGTCCATGACCCTCGAGGAGGTCCTCCTCGCCCTCGGCGTCCGCGAGCTGCCCTCCGGCGCGGCCCGCATGGCCCGCGAGGCCGTCCGGAAGATGGAGGGCTCCAACGGGCTTCTCATCATAGACGAGGCGCAAAACCTCTGCGTCTCCGCCCTCGACGAAATCCGCTCGCTGCACGACGCCACCGGCGTGGGCGTCGCCTTCCTGGGCAACGAGGTGGTCTACGCCCGCATGACCGGCGGCTCGCGCGCGGCCTACCTCGACCGCCTCTTCTCGCGCATCGGCAAGCGCGTCAAACTCCTGCGCCCCGACGCGGACGACATCGCCGCCGTCGCCGCCGCACACGGCGTCCGCGACGCCGCGTCCCTGCGCCTCCTCGCCGAGATAGGCGCCCGCCCCGGCGGGCTCCGCTCCGTCGTGAAAACCGTCCGCCTCGCCCTCATGATGGCCCAGGACGGACCCCTCGACGCCGGACACATCCGGGCCGCACACCGCGACCTGGAAGGCTGCTGA
- a CDS encoding phage tail tape measure protein produces the protein MAESITIGILFSASAGAAVEGIKTIGGAVEGMKGKTEAAARGHAKLGDAIKKGTAAGRDVSGLEQRYTRLGASIERAKAAQLSFAAAREKAAGHRAALGGMVGEVMGTVGIGMSLAAPIKQAVDFESAFADVKKVVEETTTMKHDDLRQNLIGLTRVIPMNTTEISQLAAAGAQLGVTIDKLPGFSETVAKMAIAFDMPAQESGQSMAGIAAVYGLAIEDIGRVGDAINSVSQGAGVAARDLVNFTGRAGANARLIGMTAEQTSALGAALIKMETPPEVAARAVNAMIQKLGTAKDQGKDFQEALASLGLSASGLKQAFDDDASGALVRFLERVGESEDQLGVLKNLFGEGFSDDLAKLTLNTKVVREAFDVLPNAGGSMEREFKARAATTGMQLILLKNSVNELGITIGDVLLPRVNDGIKALKPAVFGLIEFSKAHPGLIMNIGKAVAGMLAFNLGMIGLRVTFHSIMAPAWTVISAFRALKSASAFGNVLFHSRAAVSALGSGMTALEGGAAAAGGAVPRLGAAVGTTGATAGQAAGLFGRFGSMLGWIGRGVVMVGGAVAGISAPVWGVIVVVGAALAAVGLLVYKYWQPISNFFSGFWKGFKAGVAPLGGLFKQIFAPMAPLVRPLVSALGSLWEWIKPLGGWFKGLIKPVEDTGTGITELGESVGRFVGQCVAKFVEFQTFMMRLPAQFMEIGGDIIGGLVKGITGKLGEAKEAITGVGSSIKGWFTSTLGISSPSRVFMRFGAFLDEGLALGITNSLGAVTGAVGRLSAAAVPSLPDLGAAFQSAPPRLPEVGGTARSALPSPPKFPDLGGLLRGLMPSMPALPGLSVPPTAAPPNPLANLPKIPNMGNMSRTANSAFHFNPTINLPAAASAGDIAGQVRGAVETGFEEFRKQMRRYEQEMGRRAFGGAF, from the coding sequence ATGGCCGAGTCCATAACCATAGGGATTCTGTTTTCCGCCAGCGCCGGCGCGGCGGTCGAGGGGATCAAGACGATTGGCGGCGCGGTCGAGGGGATGAAGGGGAAGACTGAGGCGGCGGCGCGGGGGCATGCGAAGCTCGGGGACGCCATCAAGAAGGGGACGGCGGCGGGCCGGGACGTTTCCGGGCTTGAGCAGCGCTACACGCGGCTCGGGGCGAGCATCGAGAGGGCAAAGGCGGCGCAACTGAGTTTCGCCGCGGCGCGGGAGAAGGCGGCGGGCCACCGCGCGGCCCTGGGCGGCATGGTCGGCGAGGTGATGGGGACGGTGGGAATTGGAATGTCCCTTGCGGCTCCCATCAAGCAGGCGGTGGATTTCGAGAGCGCGTTCGCCGACGTGAAAAAGGTCGTGGAGGAGACGACCACGATGAAGCATGACGATCTGCGGCAGAACCTGATTGGTCTGACGCGCGTCATTCCGATGAACACGACGGAGATTTCACAGCTCGCGGCCGCGGGCGCCCAGCTTGGCGTGACCATTGACAAGCTCCCGGGCTTTTCAGAGACCGTGGCGAAGATGGCAATCGCCTTCGACATGCCGGCGCAGGAATCCGGCCAGAGCATGGCGGGCATCGCTGCGGTGTACGGACTCGCCATCGAGGACATCGGCCGCGTCGGGGACGCCATAAACAGTGTTTCGCAGGGTGCCGGCGTCGCGGCAAGGGACCTGGTGAATTTCACGGGCCGTGCCGGCGCAAACGCCCGGCTGATTGGCATGACGGCGGAGCAGACCTCCGCGCTTGGCGCGGCGCTCATAAAGATGGAGACGCCGCCAGAGGTCGCGGCGCGCGCCGTAAACGCGATGATACAGAAGTTGGGCACCGCGAAAGACCAGGGGAAGGACTTTCAGGAGGCGCTTGCCTCGCTTGGACTCTCGGCCAGCGGGCTCAAGCAGGCGTTTGACGACGACGCGTCCGGGGCGTTGGTACGCTTCCTTGAAAGGGTTGGAGAATCGGAAGACCAGCTTGGTGTCCTGAAGAATCTCTTCGGGGAAGGGTTTTCCGATGACCTTGCAAAACTTACGCTGAACACGAAAGTTGTCAGGGAGGCGTTCGACGTGCTGCCCAACGCGGGGGGCTCGATGGAACGGGAGTTTAAGGCGCGCGCGGCAACGACCGGCATGCAGCTAATCCTCCTTAAAAACAGCGTCAATGAGCTTGGCATCACCATCGGCGACGTGCTGCTGCCCAGGGTCAACGACGGCATCAAGGCGCTCAAGCCCGCAGTCTTCGGGCTGATTGAATTTTCCAAGGCGCACCCGGGGCTGATCATGAACATCGGCAAGGCTGTGGCCGGGATGCTCGCGTTCAACCTCGGGATGATAGGGCTGCGCGTGACGTTTCATTCCATCATGGCGCCCGCTTGGACGGTGATTTCCGCTTTCCGCGCCCTGAAGAGCGCGTCCGCCTTCGGTAACGTGCTGTTCCACTCGAGGGCGGCGGTGTCGGCGCTGGGCTCGGGCATGACGGCGCTGGAGGGCGGGGCGGCGGCTGCGGGCGGCGCGGTGCCCCGGCTTGGCGCGGCGGTCGGCACGACGGGGGCGACGGCGGGGCAGGCGGCGGGCCTCTTCGGGCGTTTCGGCTCGATGCTTGGGTGGATAGGCCGGGGCGTGGTGATGGTGGGCGGCGCGGTGGCGGGCATCAGCGCGCCGGTGTGGGGCGTGATAGTGGTGGTCGGTGCGGCGCTGGCGGCGGTGGGCCTGCTGGTGTACAAATACTGGCAGCCGATATCCAACTTCTTTTCGGGATTCTGGAAGGGGTTCAAGGCGGGCGTCGCCCCGCTTGGGGGCCTGTTCAAGCAGATATTCGCGCCGATGGCGCCGCTGGTGCGGCCGCTGGTTTCGGCGCTGGGGTCTCTGTGGGAGTGGATAAAGCCCCTTGGAGGGTGGTTTAAGGGGTTGATAAAGCCGGTTGAGGACACGGGGACCGGCATCACCGAACTGGGCGAGTCCGTGGGACGGTTCGTCGGCCAGTGCGTGGCGAAGTTTGTGGAGTTTCAGACGTTCATGATGCGGCTTCCGGCCCAGTTCATGGAGATCGGGGGGGACATCATCGGCGGCCTTGTGAAGGGCATCACGGGGAAACTCGGCGAGGCGAAGGAGGCCATCACCGGGGTCGGATCGAGCATCAAGGGGTGGTTCACCTCGACGCTGGGCATCTCCTCCCCGTCGCGGGTTTTCATGCGGTTCGGCGCGTTCCTCGACGAGGGCCTCGCGCTGGGCATCACCAACAGCCTGGGCGCCGTGACCGGCGCCGTGGGCCGTCTTTCCGCCGCCGCCGTCCCCAGTCTGCCCGACCTCGGCGCGGCGTTCCAGTCCGCCCCGCCCCGGCTGCCGGAGGTGGGCGGGACGGCGCGGTCCGCCCTTCCGTCCCCGCCAAAGTTTCCGGACCTGGGCGGGCTGCTTCGGGGCCTGATGCCGTCCATGCCCGCGCTGCCCGGCCTTTCCGTTCCCCCGACCGCCGCGCCGCCGAATCCTCTGGCAAACCTTCCCAAGATTCCCAACATGGGCAATATGAGCAGGACCGCAAACTCAGCCTTCCATTTCAACCCCACGATCAACCTGCCCGCGGCGGCGTCCGCGGGCGACATCGCCGGGCAGGTGCGCGGCGCGGTGGAGACGGGCTTCGAGGAGTTCCGCAAGCAGATGAGGCGGTACGAGCAGGAGATGGGCCGCCGCGCCTTCGGGGGGGCGTTCTGA
- a CDS encoding Mu transposase C-terminal domain-containing protein — MTPRGRSVSAPRPAPALPDAGPAGSGFREWFTASELAGLAGMPGTVFRTRDWLTRHGVKSRVRAHGKGLEYHLSGLPAATQAVLFCTDKTTDKNVCATSTSSTTSTPSTPSTSSTQRPPSLDRMTDAVRAEAGRRAAACLDVADRVAAGMSRASATAAAAADRAIPPATLKNWLRRVQNAAPAEWAARLAPGRGGARRDRADFSPEAWEYLKADYLRPERPCLATCYWRLERIARERGWTVPSYRTVARRVGELDWQMVTLAREGEKGLLRKLPAMTRTRGHLCALQAVNADGHRFDVMCKLPSGAVGRPMLTAWQDLYSGKILAWRLSETLNQHHVRLSFGDMVERYGVPAHAFLDNGREFANKWMSGQSPFRFRFKIKDDDPVGIFLQLGVTVHWTTPYHGQSKPIERAFKDLCETIAKHPACRGAYTGNSPVTKPDNYGSRVFGWDDFCALVDAEIEAHNARTGRRTETARGRSFDETFNESYARSTVTRTTAEQRRLWLLAAEGVTVRGTGHVAILGNAYWGEALAPLAGRRVVVRFDPEHLDRPVSVYDADGALLCEAQRTIAAFDDADAAKEHQRANRRRIKAAKEQLNAERDMAALEAAAVALEKTGTVPGAACGTGALAGPCPGDIEPAAVRILPPRRRAVNAEDCDPELPELVRKQEQRVLDMAEAWMREKFAL, encoded by the coding sequence ATGACACCTCGGGGGAGGTCAGTTTCAGCGCCGCGCCCCGCGCCCGCCCTGCCGGACGCCGGCCCAGCCGGGTCGGGCTTCCGCGAGTGGTTCACGGCCTCCGAGCTGGCGGGTCTGGCGGGCATGCCGGGGACGGTCTTCCGGACACGCGACTGGCTCACCCGCCACGGCGTGAAATCGCGGGTGCGGGCCCACGGGAAGGGGCTGGAGTACCACCTGTCCGGGCTGCCCGCCGCCACCCAGGCCGTCTTGTTTTGCACGGACAAGACCACAGACAAGAATGTCTGCGCCACGTCCACTTCGTCCACCACGTCCACCCCGTCCACCCCGTCCACTTCGTCCACCCAGCGCCCGCCCTCACTGGACCGCATGACCGACGCCGTGCGCGCCGAGGCGGGCCGGCGGGCCGCCGCCTGCCTCGATGTCGCGGACCGCGTGGCCGCCGGGATGTCCAGGGCGTCCGCCACCGCCGCCGCGGCGGCGGACCGCGCCATCCCCCCGGCCACGCTGAAGAACTGGCTCCGCCGCGTCCAAAACGCCGCGCCCGCCGAATGGGCCGCGCGCCTCGCCCCGGGCCGGGGCGGCGCCCGCCGGGACAGGGCGGACTTCTCGCCCGAAGCCTGGGAATACCTCAAGGCCGACTACCTCCGCCCCGAGCGCCCCTGCCTGGCCACCTGTTACTGGCGGCTCGAACGCATCGCGCGCGAACGCGGCTGGACCGTCCCCAGTTACCGCACCGTCGCCCGCCGCGTCGGCGAACTCGACTGGCAGATGGTCACCCTGGCCCGCGAGGGCGAGAAGGGCCTCCTGCGAAAACTCCCCGCCATGACCCGCACCCGCGGCCACCTCTGCGCCCTACAGGCCGTGAACGCCGACGGCCACCGCTTCGATGTGATGTGCAAGCTGCCCTCCGGCGCCGTTGGGCGGCCCATGCTCACGGCGTGGCAGGACCTCTACTCCGGCAAAATCCTGGCCTGGCGCCTCTCGGAAACCCTCAACCAGCACCATGTCCGCCTCTCCTTCGGCGACATGGTGGAGCGGTACGGCGTTCCGGCCCACGCATTCCTCGACAACGGCCGAGAGTTCGCAAACAAATGGATGTCCGGGCAGTCCCCGTTCCGCTTCCGCTTCAAGATAAAAGACGACGACCCCGTCGGCATCTTCCTCCAGTTGGGCGTCACCGTCCACTGGACCACGCCCTACCACGGCCAGTCAAAGCCCATTGAAAGGGCCTTCAAAGACCTCTGCGAAACCATCGCCAAGCACCCCGCCTGCCGCGGCGCCTACACCGGGAACAGCCCGGTGACCAAGCCCGACAACTACGGCAGCCGCGTCTTCGGGTGGGACGACTTCTGCGCGCTGGTGGACGCCGAGATCGAAGCGCACAACGCCCGCACCGGACGCCGCACCGAGACCGCCCGGGGCAGGTCTTTCGACGAGACCTTCAACGAGTCCTACGCCCGCTCCACCGTCACCAGGACCACCGCCGAACAGCGCCGCCTGTGGCTGCTCGCCGCCGAGGGCGTCACCGTCCGCGGCACGGGCCACGTCGCCATCCTGGGCAACGCCTACTGGGGCGAGGCCCTGGCACCGCTGGCCGGCCGGCGCGTGGTCGTCCGCTTCGACCCCGAACACCTCGACCGCCCGGTCTCCGTCTACGACGCGGACGGCGCACTGCTCTGCGAGGCGCAACGCACCATCGCCGCGTTTGACGACGCCGACGCCGCCAAGGAGCACCAGCGCGCGAACAGACGGCGCATCAAGGCCGCCAAAGAGCAGCTCAACGCCGAGCGCGACATGGCCGCCCTCGAGGCCGCCGCCGTCGCACTGGAAAAAACGGGGACTGTGCCAGGCGCAGCGTGTGGGACCGGCGCCCTCGCCGGTCCTTGCCCCGGCGACATCGAACCCGCCGCCGTCCGCATCCTCCCCCCGCGCCGCCGCGCCGTGAACGCCGAGGACTGCGATCCGGAACTGCCCGAACTCGTCCGCAAACAGGAACAGCGCGTCCTCGACATGGCCGAGGCCTGGATGCGCGAGAAATTCGCCTTGTGA
- a CDS encoding GpE family phage tail protein produces MLWEAAAVLAKWFHFQPSEIDGLDVREFTAWVRQANRQISAMVGD; encoded by the coding sequence CTGCTGTGGGAGGCGGCGGCGGTGCTGGCGAAGTGGTTTCACTTCCAGCCCAGCGAGATAGACGGGCTGGATGTGCGCGAATTCACGGCGTGGGTTCGCCAGGCGAATCGTCAGATTTCGGCAATGGTCGGAGATTGA
- a CDS encoding DUF2190 family protein, translating into MSQMSPAYTLTQRASGPVAAERFVTPSGEVCGEGAHPLGVAASAAAPGALFPVTVHGTAVVVSGAAVDANVAVSSDGEGRAVTATDGAVAGLSRQAATEAGQRIEVLLILGASAPEPDPEPEPDPEPDPDPDPDPDPDPDPDPEP; encoded by the coding sequence ATGTCGCAAATGAGCCCGGCTTACACATTGACGCAGCGGGCCTCCGGCCCGGTGGCGGCGGAACGGTTTGTCACGCCCTCGGGCGAGGTGTGCGGGGAGGGCGCGCACCCGCTTGGGGTGGCGGCGTCGGCGGCGGCGCCCGGGGCGCTGTTCCCGGTGACGGTTCACGGGACGGCGGTGGTTGTCTCGGGCGCGGCGGTGGACGCGAACGTCGCGGTATCGAGCGACGGCGAGGGTCGGGCGGTGACGGCGACGGACGGCGCGGTGGCGGGGCTGTCCCGCCAGGCGGCGACGGAGGCGGGCCAGCGGATCGAGGTGCTGCTGATACTGGGCGCGTCGGCGCCCGAGCCCGATCCCGAGCCCGAGCCCGATCCCGAGCCCGATCCCGATCCCGATCCCGATCCCGATCCCGATCCCGATCCCGATCCCGAGCCCTGA
- a CDS encoding phage tail assembly protein, giving the protein MEQENHAAAAARADSGDRKTFTLDRPYRLATGVMLEQVTVRRAKVRDMKIAQARGNGTAEMELAMISICSDPPITPEDLDEMDFKDYLAIQGFFR; this is encoded by the coding sequence ATGGAACAGGAAAACCACGCGGCCGCGGCGGCCAGGGCGGACAGCGGCGACCGGAAGACCTTCACGCTTGACCGGCCCTACCGGCTGGCCACCGGGGTCATGCTGGAACAGGTGACCGTGCGCCGGGCGAAGGTGCGGGACATGAAGATTGCCCAGGCGCGGGGAAACGGCACGGCGGAGATGGAGCTGGCGATGATTTCCATCTGCAGCGACCCGCCGATTACACCGGAAGACCTGGACGAGATGGATTTCAAGGATTACCTGGCCATCCAGGGCTTTTTTCGCTGA
- a CDS encoding DUF1320 domain-containing protein produces MTARFGALELVQLTDRANPPSGTADQAVADKALADADAEIDVYVGAKYALPLPSAPDVLKRVSCDIARYRLYEDRATDEVRRRYEDALGLLDRIARGAVSLGIAEPPAPATGGVAFTAPPRIMTGLDY; encoded by the coding sequence ATGACCGCGCGCTTCGGCGCGCTGGAGCTGGTCCAGTTGACGGACCGGGCCAACCCGCCCTCCGGCACGGCCGACCAGGCGGTGGCGGACAAGGCGCTGGCGGACGCGGACGCGGAGATAGACGTGTATGTCGGGGCGAAGTACGCGCTGCCGCTGCCGTCGGCGCCCGACGTGCTCAAACGCGTCTCGTGCGACATCGCGCGGTACCGGCTGTACGAGGACCGGGCGACGGACGAGGTGCGCAGGCGTTACGAGGACGCGCTGGGCCTGCTGGACAGGATTGCCAGGGGCGCGGTCTCGCTGGGCATCGCCGAGCCGCCCGCGCCGGCCACGGGCGGTGTGGCGTTCACGGCGCCGCCGCGGATCATGACGGGGCTGGACTACTGA
- a CDS encoding phage major tail tube protein: MGTKIAINRVVNAVLYADGNSMLGKAEEITLPDLKAKMAAHKSLGTVGEIETFSGFEKLTGKIKMTSYYKDALVKFANVFKPVQLQARASMQVHEAGGVVREVPVVCLVTATFNKFPFGALKQHDNPEIEFEYGATYVKLVIDGQDVLEYDVLANIYKVDGVDLLADYRLNTGA, encoded by the coding sequence ATGGGAACGAAAATTGCAATCAACCGCGTGGTCAACGCGGTCCTGTACGCGGACGGCAACAGCATGCTGGGCAAGGCGGAGGAAATCACCCTGCCCGACCTCAAGGCGAAGATGGCCGCCCACAAGAGCCTGGGCACGGTCGGCGAGATCGAGACCTTCTCGGGCTTCGAGAAGCTGACGGGCAAGATCAAGATGACCAGCTACTACAAGGACGCGCTGGTCAAGTTCGCCAACGTGTTCAAGCCGGTCCAGCTCCAGGCGCGCGCCTCGATGCAGGTGCACGAGGCGGGCGGCGTGGTCCGCGAGGTCCCCGTCGTGTGCCTGGTCACGGCCACGTTCAACAAGTTCCCCTTCGGCGCGCTCAAGCAGCACGACAACCCGGAAATCGAGTTCGAGTACGGGGCCACCTACGTCAAGCTCGTCATTGACGGGCAGGACGTGCTCGAGTACGACGTGCTCGCGAACATCTACAAGGTGGACGGCGTGGACCTGCTGGCGGACTACCGCCTGAACACGGGGGCATGA
- a CDS encoding helix-turn-helix domain-containing protein, whose product MITQESLDVKRKIVYFAWAEAGCYPVRTMDKNGTEGFSERLAELIGSEPVATFAKRCGVPESNIRTYLQGKRPRVDRLVLIADGAGVSLEWLATGRGDKFGEAPVLGSLQGRGNVLLKAIGGLEDEAEKAALLDEFQARVQKEKQFSDMKRQLGRGGRRKKIV is encoded by the coding sequence ATGATAACGCAAGAAAGTTTAGATGTCAAGCGCAAGATAGTTTATTTTGCGTGGGCCGAGGCGGGCTGTTATCCTGTACGCACTATGGACAAAAACGGGACAGAGGGATTTTCTGAACGACTGGCGGAACTGATTGGTTCAGAACCGGTAGCCACATTTGCAAAACGTTGTGGCGTTCCAGAGTCAAACATCAGGACCTATTTGCAGGGCAAGCGGCCTCGTGTGGATCGCTTAGTTTTAATAGCCGATGGGGCTGGTGTGTCTCTCGAATGGCTGGCCACCGGGCGTGGCGACAAGTTTGGCGAGGCGCCGGTGCTTGGGTCGTTGCAGGGGCGGGGGAACGTGCTGTTGAAAGCGATTGGGGGGCTGGAGGATGAAGCGGAAAAGGCGGCGTTACTGGACGAGTTTCAGGCGCGGGTTCAAAAAGAGAAACAGTTCTCCGATATGAAAAGGCAGTTGGGCCGGGGCGGGCGGCGGAAGAAGATTGTATAG
- a CDS encoding minor capsid protein, which yields MGRRSVEERVLDFMTLGFAGRFFCGHEVDGNKPVGEFAEHVAALLGQREGQRRGPLPYLRYKAVMDGATCEKCGRLDGRIWRKDDPIWDEIYPPNGPGCRCRVEGVAWHEVDRSSRWPVEYSVKYVERLERKMRGKRYFCSSTSRSRNRDMMGHAAGHDRRAKYVAFLSKDSDIGDRYPYWKYVSANDEDTCEDCLKLHGRVWMKKDPIWKGIFPPNGLHCRCYVQGMSERMLQNEGLEVEYSEAFASSLEIPSDQKLYEEAHRTLSLALTDSGTAACPVAAPAPKTSRLASGCAVVLVAIGGLLVLFMALAMLV from the coding sequence ATGGGCAGGCGCAGTGTGGAGGAGCGGGTTCTTGATTTCATGACGCTTGGGTTCGCTGGCCGTTTTTTCTGCGGACACGAGGTGGACGGAAACAAACCCGTGGGCGAATTCGCGGAGCATGTGGCGGCGTTGCTTGGTCAACGTGAGGGACAGCGGCGGGGACCGTTGCCCTATTTGCGGTACAAGGCGGTGATGGACGGGGCGACATGCGAGAAGTGCGGGCGGCTGGATGGCCGTATCTGGCGGAAAGACGATCCGATCTGGGATGAGATTTACCCGCCGAACGGTCCGGGCTGCCGGTGCCGGGTGGAGGGGGTTGCGTGGCATGAAGTCGACCGAAGCAGCAGATGGCCAGTTGAATATTCGGTAAAATACGTGGAGCGCCTTGAACGCAAGATGAGGGGTAAACGTTATTTTTGCTCATCCACATCAAGATCAAGAAACAGAGACATGATGGGCCATGCTGCCGGACATGATCGAAGAGCAAAATATGTAGCATTCTTGAGTAAGGACAGCGACATTGGAGACAGGTACCCATATTGGAAATACGTTTCGGCCAATGATGAGGATACCTGCGAAGATTGCCTTAAACTGCATGGACGTGTTTGGATGAAAAAGGACCCGATCTGGAAGGGCATCTTTCCCCCTAACGGTTTGCATTGCAGGTGTTATGTTCAAGGAATGAGCGAACGCATGCTTCAGAATGAGGGCCTTGAGGTGGAGTATTCGGAAGCGTTTGCGTCATCACTTGAGATACCGAGCGACCAGAAACTTTATGAGGAAGCACACCGGACGCTTTCGCTTGCGTTGACGGATTCCGGCACTGCGGCTTGTCCCGTCGCCGCTCCCGCGCCCAAAACGTCACGGCTGGCGTCTGGCTGTGCCGTGGTGCTTGTGGCCATCGGGGGCCTGCTTGTCCTGTTCATGGCCTTGGCGATGCTGGTATAA